In the genome of Calothrix sp. PCC 6303, the window TGGAATTATTGCTTTAATCCTAATTGTATTTTTAGGTCGAATATTATTTGCTGATAAAATCGCCTCCCTCTCTGCAATTCTGCTCACATATTTACTGGTATTAATGAGACTTTTACCATTAATTGCCCAGTTAAATACCCTTCGTAGTAGCTTTGCGAATAACTCGGCTAGCGTAGATATTGTCACTGACTTTTTGCGACGAGATAATAAACCCCTTATGCCTAACGGGGAAGTCGCATATAGCAAATTACAAAATGGTGTAGCTTTCAAGCAGTTGTCTTTTGCTTATCCCGGCAATGAAAAGTTAGTTCTGAAAGATGTAGATCTATTTTTACCCAAGGGAACTACTTTAGCTTTGGTAGGTAGTTCTGGTGCTGGAAAATCGACTTTGGCGGATTTATTGCCAAGATTTTATGATCCGATATCTGGAAGTATCACGATTGATGATTTAGATATACGTAAGTTTGATATTAAAAGTCTACGTCAGGCAATGGGTATTGTCAGCCAGGATACTTTCCTGTTTAACGATTCCATACGGAATAACATTGCCTACGGAAAACCTGATGCTAGCGATGAAGAAATCATGGTTGCTAGCAAACACGCTAATGCCTATGAATTTATCGAAAAGATGCCCCAAGGGTTTGATACTATGGTTGGCGATCGCGGTGTCATGTTATCTGGTGGGCAACGTCAGCGTTTAGCGATCGCACGGGCGCTACTTCAAGATCCAGAGATTCTGATTTTAGATGAAGCAACCTCCGCACTAGATACTGTTTCTGAGCGACTGGTGCAAGCTGCAATTGATAATTTAAGCCGCGATCGCACTACCTTAGTAATTGCACATCGTCTTTCAACTATCCAAAAAGCGGATCAAATTGCTGTTTTTGATCAAGGACGTGTTGTTGAGGTTGGAAACCATACAGAGCTATTAAGCAAAAATGGTCATTACTCACGTCTCCACTCAATGCAATTTGGAGAAAAAGCAGAAAAGACTAGTAATTACAAGCAGACGTTTATTCGTATGTCCTACGAAATTCGTACAAGATTAAATTCCATGATTGGTTGCTTGAAGTTATTGATTGATGGAATGGTGGATGAAGCAAAAGAACGACAAGAGTTACTGGAAGAATCTTACAAATCTGCATTAAGAATTGTCACAAATATAGAAATTTTTGAGGAAAATATCAAGTTAAGTAGAGACTTACAATTATCTTCTGGCGGTACAGAAAATTATTCACATGATACCTCAGGACATCTCATAGGTATCCTAGATGAACTTCAGGCAAAACTGAAAAATCAGCTAAGTGTATTTGTTTCTTTAGCAGATGGGCTAGTTGATAATCCTCAAGAACAAAGTGACCTAATTTCTGAATCTTATCATCTAGCAATTTACTTATTAGACAAGGTTGAAGTCTTAGAAAAATCAAAAATTTGAGCTTCTAACAAATCTCCATAATTGCTTGATATTCTTCCATACATTTTATATCCAAGGGAATAAATCATGAAAAAAATTGCAGTATTTTATCCATATTTTATGGGTGGTGGAGCAGAGACAGTTGCACTATGGATGCTCCAAGCATTAGTAGATAAGTATGATTTAACTCTATTTACCTTAGCAAATATTAATTTTGAAAAACTAGATTCAATGTACGGAACTAGCTTATCTAATCGTAATATAAAAATTTTCAAGCTGGTACCTGATGCTATAAGTAATATTTGTCATTTTTTAATTGCAAATAACCAACAATTAAGAATGATGTTTATCCATCTAGTATTGAGGATGTTAAAGCAAAAAGCTAATAGCTATGATTTAGTTATATCTGGATATAATGCCGCAGATTTAGGCGACAAAATTGGAATTCACTACATCCATTGGACTCAAGTATTAGAAGAAGGTCTACCTATTCATCAAAAAATCTCTAATTTTTCTCAGAAAAATCTACTACAAAATGTTTCTGTTGCTAATTCTCGTTGGATAGCAAATCGTACTAAAGAAATTTATGGTGTAGATGCTAAAGTTGTGTATCCTCCTGTGGTTATGGAACCTCAAAATATACCTTGGCATCAGAAAGAGAATACTTTTATTTGTAGTGGTAGGATAGTCAAAGCCAAAGAGCCTCACCGAGTAATTAAAATCCTCAAATTAGTTCGTGAACAAGGCTTTGATATTAAGTTACATCTAACAGGTGGTGGTGGAGGCATCTATGGATGGAAATATAATAATTTTATCCATAAAATAGTTCAAGAAAATTCTGATTGGATTACTTTACACGAAAACTTGCCATATCAGGAATATATTAAACTTGTAAGTGTATGTAAGTACGGGATTCACTTCAAGAGAGAACCGTTTGGTATATCAATTGCAGAAATGGTGAAAGCTGGTGCTATTCCCTTTGTCAAAGGTGAAGGTGGGCAAATTGAAATTGTTGGTGAACACAATCAAGAGTTATTTTTTAATACTGAAGAGGAAGCGGTAAATAGAATTGTTCATGTTTTGAGTCATGAAGATAAACGAAACCAGTTAATTATATCTTTGGCAAATCAGGTAGATTTATTTTCTACTGGGAGATTTATGTCAGAAATAAATGTAGTTGTGGAAGATTACTTTAATCGAACTCTTGAAAAACAAAACGTATTAATCAGTCGCTAATTATGCCAAATTGGATAAAACTAGAATATGAAAAACATCATCAATTATCATGTCATTGACTCAACTAATATTGGAGACTTAGTATCTGCTCCAACCCTATACTTTGATTTTCCTGGATATTCTGTTACTAG includes:
- a CDS encoding ABC transporter ATP-binding protein, whose amino-acid sequence is MSTIQQLTKFAQPYPMRVIATIVLGFSGALFNGISVAMIVPIILSIIGQEINLTNAPSIIKAIMSPFENLPDSYRSMVMAGAIILMIALKNAASYASSLASSSLARTLTSDMRRDGLKLLLDIDINYYTKMRLGDLMNNLNAEIPRAAISLNNIIKLIIVIITIFVFLFFLLSISWQLTVCSTVLLSFVTLVNQYAISRSRHYGKVLSDMSKMLTNNLIETLSGIRLVKANSNEQRTYQKIDKLIAHRELAEFKSQINSEIIAPTSEVAGIIALILIVFLGRILFADKIASLSAILLTYLLVLMRLLPLIAQLNTLRSSFANNSASVDIVTDFLRRDNKPLMPNGEVAYSKLQNGVAFKQLSFAYPGNEKLVLKDVDLFLPKGTTLALVGSSGAGKSTLADLLPRFYDPISGSITIDDLDIRKFDIKSLRQAMGIVSQDTFLFNDSIRNNIAYGKPDASDEEIMVASKHANAYEFIEKMPQGFDTMVGDRGVMLSGGQRQRLAIARALLQDPEILILDEATSALDTVSERLVQAAIDNLSRDRTTLVIAHRLSTIQKADQIAVFDQGRVVEVGNHTELLSKNGHYSRLHSMQFGEKAEKTSNYKQTFIRMSYEIRTRLNSMIGCLKLLIDGMVDEAKERQELLEESYKSALRIVTNIEIFEENIKLSRDLQLSSGGTENYSHDTSGHLIGILDELQAKLKNQLSVFVSLADGLVDNPQEQSDLISESYHLAIYLLDKVEVLEKSKI
- a CDS encoding glycosyltransferase, producing MKKIAVFYPYFMGGGAETVALWMLQALVDKYDLTLFTLANINFEKLDSMYGTSLSNRNIKIFKLVPDAISNICHFLIANNQQLRMMFIHLVLRMLKQKANSYDLVISGYNAADLGDKIGIHYIHWTQVLEEGLPIHQKISNFSQKNLLQNVSVANSRWIANRTKEIYGVDAKVVYPPVVMEPQNIPWHQKENTFICSGRIVKAKEPHRVIKILKLVREQGFDIKLHLTGGGGGIYGWKYNNFIHKIVQENSDWITLHENLPYQEYIKLVSVCKYGIHFKREPFGISIAEMVKAGAIPFVKGEGGQIEIVGEHNQELFFNTEEEAVNRIVHVLSHEDKRNQLIISLANQVDLFSTGRFMSEINVVVEDYFNRTLEKQNVLISR